The genomic stretch CCACGGCAGGCAGTGCCGTAGACCCATGCTACGTGGGAGAGGGAACAGCCAGACTCTATGCCCTCAACTACAAGACCGCCGCAGCCGTACTCAACTTCGATACAACAAACGACATCCTGGACAAAAACGACCGATCCAAAATCATCGGCTCAGCCATCCCCTCAGGCGTGGTCATCGCCATCATCAGGGGCATGGGGACGAGCTACATCGGCGTGGGTGGCGGCATATTCACCTCCGACGTGATCAACCGGGCAGCCATCACTCGAATGTACTGGCGGCAGTTGTTTTAGAAACATCGTATGGAACGTCCTGTTACGAAAGGAGAGAATCCATGAAGAAATGGTCCCTGGTGATTTTCATTCTCCTCATTCAAATCTCACTGGCATGGGCGGCAGAACCCTTTTTCACCACCCAGGGCCCCATCATGGAGATGGCCCGGGCCTCAGGGATCATCGTCGTCAATGAGAGGAGCATCACCGTCGATTCGTCCACACAGATCATGGACGAAAAGGGGAGATCCCTCAGCCTCCGGGAGCTGAGACCCGGTCAATGGGTCTCGGTCCAGGCAGAGCCGGACGGCGACTCGGGTATGGTGGCAAAGCAGATAGTCCTGATGGGTAAGAAATAGCTCTCCCGCGAGGAGAAGTCTCATAAGGCCCCGGCCGGTAATCCTGCCCTGCTCCGGCCGGGGTCTGCCTCGGTCGGGGGGGCTAATAGATCTTTCTCATCTCATGCCCTCTTCCCAATACCTCCTTGGTATCGTTGACGACCACGAAGGCGTCGGGGTCGATTGAAAAGACGAGGTCCTTGAGTCTCGTCAGCTCCTTCATGGTGATCGCCGTATAGACTATGTCCCGAGGCACTCGGGTATAGCCGCCTTCACCTTTGAACAGGGTCACCCCGCGGTTCATCTGTTCCAGAATCCCACGGGTGATCTCGGTGGAACGTTCCGAAATCACAAAGACCGTCTTTCTCTGATTCAAACCCACCAGAACGAGCTCGATTATGTAGGTGCTCACAAAGAGATAGACCAGAGTGTAAAGGGCCAGGTCGATCCCGAAGAGGAAGGCGCAGCCCAGCAGGACCATCACGTTGAACGCCAGAATCGTCTGGCCCAAACGCACAGAATACTTCTGTTGAAAAAAGATGG from Deltaproteobacteria bacterium encodes the following:
- a CDS encoding YitT family protein, with protein sequence MLRRIDAKKVKSVLWNCGIITLGSFICAVAVNGILVPKHFLSGGFTGLSLIIYYFVERIDLGWLYLILNVPLFVLGWVRVSRQFFFYSLFGMGVFSFALLVTKVTITVHDQLLAAILAGIIGGTGSGIIFRSYGSAGGLDIVAIFFQQKYSVRLGQTILAFNVMVLLGCAFLFGIDLALYTLVYLFVSTYIIELVLVGLNQRKTVFVISERSTEITRGILEQMNRGVTLFKGEGGYTRVPRDIVYTAITMKELTRLKDLVFSIDPDAFVVVNDTKEVLGRGHEMRKIY